The following proteins are co-located in the Clostridiales bacterium genome:
- a CDS encoding histidine kinase gives MRNKIMELCKDYTDLTDEDIQILIEYDEKIGSIALLTSNDIFIDALTSNHKDSVVLAWAKPEKKSLYNKSVVGDLAYSENEPGVYKTITTGKVSRAISGVSQEGVPIAQTVVPIRNRNKIIGVLIMERDITREIEQEQEVNVLKETVEFLKKSLMELNIVESYFADWFNNGIFVLNSECRIIYVNKAAHDLYIREENKEPMGNDLSKLLGTFRDLNDMLSKISSPTEIGLRDEVYNLHIHPIGIQDELEGAVIIAQDMTELRIKEREIQGKDMLIREIHHRVKNNLQNIAAILQLQMRRTNSEEARTSFQASISRIMSIAAAQNVFSRQNIDTVKLKELLGYVMNTTLESYKFEYQNILAAVEGRNVEISSSQAIPVALIANEVVSNAMKHGIKGDETGEIRININENENMVIMEFYDSGKNDLNYDSRNENKLGLQIVKALSTEQLDGTFTLSKVNGETKAEVIFTK, from the coding sequence ATGAGAAACAAAATTATGGAGCTGTGTAAGGATTATACAGACCTTACGGACGAGGATATCCAAATCCTTATCGAGTATGATGAAAAAATTGGGTCCATCGCTCTGCTGACATCCAACGATATCTTTATTGACGCGCTGACGTCCAATCATAAAGATTCCGTTGTTCTTGCATGGGCCAAACCGGAAAAGAAGTCCCTCTACAACAAAAGCGTAGTGGGGGATCTTGCCTATTCAGAAAATGAGCCCGGTGTGTATAAGACCATTACAACCGGAAAAGTCTCCCGGGCAATCAGCGGCGTAAGCCAGGAAGGAGTTCCTATCGCACAGACTGTCGTCCCCATCAGGAATCGGAACAAGATCATCGGCGTCCTGATTATGGAGCGGGACATTACCCGTGAAATCGAACAGGAGCAGGAAGTAAACGTACTGAAGGAGACGGTTGAATTTCTAAAAAAGTCTCTCATGGAATTAAATATCGTCGAGTCCTATTTTGCAGATTGGTTCAATAATGGAATTTTTGTACTGAACAGTGAGTGCAGAATTATCTATGTCAACAAAGCCGCACACGATCTTTATATCAGAGAGGAAAATAAGGAACCCATGGGCAATGACCTGTCCAAATTGCTGGGAACCTTCCGGGATCTCAATGATATGCTGAGCAAGATCAGCAGCCCGACAGAAATAGGCTTGCGAGATGAGGTTTACAATCTCCATATACACCCCATCGGAATTCAGGATGAGCTGGAGGGCGCTGTTATCATTGCTCAGGATATGACCGAACTAAGAATCAAGGAACGGGAAATTCAGGGAAAAGATATGCTGATTCGGGAAATCCATCACAGGGTGAAAAATAATCTTCAAAACATAGCGGCAATTCTGCAGCTTCAAATGAGAAGGACCAATTCTGAAGAGGCGCGGACATCTTTCCAGGCCAGCATCAGCAGGATTATGTCCATTGCAGCAGCCCAAAATGTATTCTCTCGTCAGAACATAGACACTGTCAAACTCAAAGAATTATTGGGTTATGTTATGAACACAACGCTGGAAAGCTATAAATTTGAGTATCAAAATATTTTGGCAGCGGTGGAAGGACGCAATGTTGAAATTTCAAGCAGCCAGGCCATTCCTGTCGCGCTCATCGCAAATGAGGTTGTCAGCAATGCGATGAAGCATGGCATAAAGGGTGATGAGACTGGTGAAATCCGCATAAATATTAATGAAAACGAAAATATGGTCATTATGGAGTTCTACGACAGCGGAAAAAATGATCTGAACTATGACAGCAGAAATGAAAATAAGCTGGGTCTTCAGATCGTTAAGGCGCTCTCTACAGAGCAGCTGGATGGTACCTTTACCCTCAGTAAGGTAAACGGTGAGACGAAAGCAGAAGTAATATTCACCAAATGA